The DNA window GCTTCACCGGCACCGACATTGCGGGCAACTTCTACGTGCAGGTGGGGGCGTTCTCCATGAAGAGCAACGCGGAACGCCTCGCGGCCCGGCTTTCGGCCTCGGGCTTCGATAAAACTCGCGTGGAGGAGGCGGACGTGGACGGAACGACGTTCTGGCGCGTCCAGGCCGGGGTGTTCCCCAGCCTGAACGCCGCAGAAGAAGGCAAGGAGCGTCTGGCCCGGGAGTTCCCCGGGGCCTTCGTCATTGCTGGTCGTTGAGTTCGGAACGGAATTTGCGCGAAAGACGGAATACCACGACCTTGCGCGGCGGCAGGGTGATCGCCTCGCTGGTCTGGGGATTGCGCCCCTTGCGGGCCATTTTGTCGTAGGCCTCGAACTTGCCGAAACCGGAAATGAGCAGGTTGTGATCCTTCTTGATGGACTGCTTCATGAGATCGAGGAGCGTTTCGACATGGCCCTTGATTTCGGCCCGGTTCATGTCGATACGCTCGTAGATCTGATCCACGATCTCCGCCTTGGTCAGTGTCTTGCCGTCGCCATTGTTGATGCTCATGCTCATTCCTCCGCTATGCCTTCGGCCCTACACGCGGGCCCCGATGGTCGCCGCAAGCCGGTTCATCTCTTCCATGGAGTCGTATTTCCCCGCAGGCCAAAGGCTCAGGCCGTCACCCTCGA is part of the Alkalidesulfovibrio alkalitolerans DSM 16529 genome and encodes:
- a CDS encoding integration host factor subunit alpha codes for the protein MSINNGDGKTLTKAEIVDQIYERIDMNRAEIKGHVETLLDLMKQSIKKDHNLLISGFGKFEAYDKMARKGRNPQTSEAITLPPRKVVVFRLSRKFRSELNDQQ